A region of the Candidatus Nanosynbacter lyticus genome:
TGGGATGCAGTCAATGGGCGGTGTTGGGTTTTTCGAAGTAATGCTGCTGGCGATTTTTGAGCTGTTGGTGTGCTTTTTTATACATAAAAGATACTAATATCTCGGAGCACCTAAACGTATGCTTTTAAGTGGTGACGTGATACAATGTATATGTATGAATCCGGAATTACCACAAGTCAGCAGGAATACTGAGGTACAACCCCAGATCTTTGTGGGTGGCGAGAATGGTGTAGAAAGTACAATAGAAAGTCCTGAACTGATATCTGATACAGAGCGTAGACAGTCTTCTGTCGTTGAGCAATACAATAATATACCAGTAGCATTGCCCGTCGATGACACCGATGACTCAGCCGCTCTTCCGAATGATGATAAAAATACAACATCGGTAAATGCAGGTTCGACTTCGATCCCTAGCGACGATATGCCATTAGTTGCAGCAGACGAGGATCTAATTGAAAAAGAGTGGGTAGATAAAGTAAAAAAAATTATAATTTTAACGAAAGATGACCCTTATGAGAGAAGTAGGGTTATTACCCAGCTGCAAATTGATTATTTGAAAAAAAGGTATAATAAAACGTTGGGTAAAGATTATAATAGTGGTGAATAGGTTTTTATATGGGTGCGGGTCCTCTGATTGTTAGTTTTATAGTAATAGTTATTATTGCGGCTGGTATTACGGTGGCTTTTCTTCAGTATCGTAATATGCTTAGGGAGGCTAAAAATTACGAACGTGGGCTGAAAATGGTGCCACTACTTATTCATTTACCGCCAACTAGCGAAGATGTTAATGGCTCCAATAGAGATGAGAGGGACCTTACGGAAGAGGTCTTGTCCCAAGCTCAGGTGATGTACAATATTATCTCAAGTACGGCTACGAAAGGGTTTAAAAGTAAGGTTTATGGACAGCGTCATATGTCATTTGAGATTGTTGCGCGTGGTGGGCTTGTCCATTATTATGCTGTAGTTCCGTTAGTGCTAGTGGACGTTATTCGTCAGGCCGTAGCAGCTGCTTATCCATCTGCTCGGCTAGAAGAAGTCACTGACGCTAATATATTTAGTAAAGTGGGGAAAATGAGTGGTACTATAGGTGGTGAATTTACTTTAAAGAAGTCATTTGTATATCCGATATCTACTTACCAAGAGTCAAAAAGGGACGCTTCTAGGGCACTTTTAAATGCATTGTCTTCTGCTTCTAGAGAGGACGGTATAGGTGTTCAGTTCTTATTGAGGCCAGCTTATGATGGGTGGTCAAAAGCTTCAGAGTCTCATATTGATGGTATGAAAAAGAATAAAGGTAAGAAAAAGGGGCTGGCTGGTGTTGCTCCCCTTGATATTATGGAGGCATTGTGGAAGCCGCCAGAGGGTGGAGATAAGGACGAGGCAAAAAGTCCAGAAGATAAGCAATTGAGTTCTTTAGAGCAGGCTGAGGTTGATGCCATTAGCGAGAAGACTAGATATCCTGCCTACGAAGTTCTTGTGCGTGTTGTAATTTCCTCAAATACCGCAGCTCGTTCGCAGGTGTTGCTAAAAAATATCATTGCTGCTTTTTCGCTATTTGATTCCCCTCGTAATAACGGTTTTAAGTTTTCTTTAACGAGAAACGTTGAGGAAATGACAACGGCTTATATCATGCGATTCTTTCCTCAAGAAACTCGTAGTAATATTCTCAACAGTGTTGAAATGGCAACATTATTCCACCTGCCAGGATCTAGCGCAATCCCGACTTCACAGGTTAAGCGTCAAATGTCAAAGCAGGTTGATGGACCAACTGACATTCTAGACGAGGGCCTCCTAATAGGATATAACGAGTTTCGGGGAGTAAAAAAGCCAATTCGTATAGGTACAAAAGATCGCCGTCGCCATGTTTACATTATCGGTCAGACTGGTGTCGGTAAGTCGGTGCTTCAGGAGAATATGGCATACCAAGACATGATGGATGGCCGTGGGTTTGCTTTTATTGATCCGCATGGCGATTTGGTAGAATCGTTGCTAGGAAAAGTGCCAAAAGAGCGAGTTGAGGATATTATATACTTTAATCCTTCAGATATGGCCAATCCAATTGGGCTCAATATGTTTGAATTTGATACGCCGGATCAGAAAGATTTTTTGGTTCAAGAGGCAATTAATATGCTATACGGGTTATACGACCCAGGACATACGGGGATCGTCGGTCCTCGTTTGGAGCATATTTTTAGAAATTGTGCATTACTGCTAATGGCAGATCCCGCAGGTGGAACATTTATTGATGTGCCAAAGTGTCTTATTGATCCAGAATTTGTTAAGAGTAAGCTGAAATATGTAAAGGATCAGCAGGTTATTGATTTTTGGACAAAGGAATTTCCGGCATCTCAGCGCTCAAATGAAGCTGGTGAGGTCGTTTCGTGGGTTGTGGCAAAGTTTGGCCCATTTATCTCTAATGATGCTATGCGTAATATTATTGGTCAAACAAAATCTGGCTTTAATCTGCGTGAAATTATGGATAATAATAAGATTTTACTAGTTAACTTGTCGAAGGGCAAAATGGGGGAGCTAAACTCCAAGTTGTTGGGTATTATCTTTGTGATGAAATTTCAGGCGGCGGCAATGTCGCGGGCCGATATCCCGGAGGACCAGCGAGTTGATTTTTCATTATATGTCGATGAGTTCCAGAACTTTGCTACAGACAGCTTTGAATCTATTCTATCAGAGGCTCGTAAATATAAATTAAGCCTTATTATGGGTAATCAGTTTATGACCCAATTAACCGATAAGATACGTGAAGCTATCATTGGTAACGTTGGTACGGTTATCTCCGGGCGTATTGGTGTGACGGATGCAGAATTGATGGTTAAGAAGTTCCAGCCGACTTTTGATGTTGACGATTTGGCTAAATTGCCAAATTTCCAATCTATAACCTCTGTAATGATTAATAACGTGCCGTCAGCTCCATTCAGTATGAACTGGATCCCTCCGATGGGGCAGGCCAATAACCAGTTGAGAGATGCTCTAGTAAGGTTGTCTGCAGCTAAGTACGGCAAGCCGCGCGCGGTTGTTGAGAAGGAGATTTTTGATAGACTTAGGAGTAGCCAGATACCAAAGCTGAATTCTATGCAGGGTATTTCATCTGCTGGTCAGAAACCCTCAGCCGGAGGTTCGTCTTTCTTGGATGAATGGCTAGCAAAAAGACAGCAGCTAGGCGGAAAGCCTGCGGTAAATCCGGTTACTAAACCCAGTGGCGTGCAAATTTCTTCATCAGCGCAGCAGGTCTCAGGTAGCGTGGGGTCGATAAGCAACACTCCTTCTGCGGCCGCTCCGGTGGGCAATCCTATCTCTCTACAGAATAAAGACTCTGAGCGGGACATAGCTACAGCTAACACCAATAGGCTACCTAGTGCCGTAGAGCCTAGCCGTCCTGTAGTTAAAAATCGACTTGATTTACGTAGCAGTAATAATGATGACAACGAAGTGACAATTAATTTACGATAAATATCGGATGATTAATTAGCGACTTTTTCTATTATTTATGAAGCCTACTCTAGCGTATTCAATGACTGCGCCTATAGACCAACCTGCTACAAATAACACAATCACCTCTGACCCTGATAATAAATAGCCGTATCTTTTCGCAATAAAGTATACAAAAACAGAGGCTATTGCACCTAGTGCGCCAGAAATAATTAAATTAGGGCGGGCAATAGTATTGCCAATGGCGTCACTAGTTTTTTCAACAACTGGATTATGGATAACCTTACTAAATGCCCTGGATGGAGCTGATAATTGATTTTGGACGTTGGTCAGAGTCTTTTTATATGAGTTATCAATGTCTTTTTTAGTGAGAGGCTTATCTTCTTTAGCCTCTTTAGATTGACGCTTTTCTGTTTGCTCATTTTCGTGGCGGGTGGCTAGTTCGATAGCCTCGTGCTTGATATTATTCTCATTTTCGGCATTAGATTTTTCTTTTTCTATGGCTTTTTCTAGAGATTTGGCAATTTCAGTAGATTTTTCGTTATTGACATTATGCCAAGCTTCGGTATCAATAGAGTTTTCTGGGGTAGATTTTAATTTTTCGCTCATTTTTACACCTCCTATAGTGTTCCCGCGGACATATCTCGCCGTACTATTCTAACTTCTTTGTTTAATTGACGTGACCGGGCGTAGAAGAACACTACTACGGCTGAGACAATTCCGGCAAATAGCATATTTTCACTAGCACCAGTTTTTGGCAGCTGAGAAGTTGTTTGCTCGATAACTTTTGGCGCAGGGCAATCTACCTTCGTGCTGACGGTGTTGCCGAAGGTGTTGTCAATTCGACAATCATAAGATGTTGGGTTGCTTTTGCCTCTAGCCATGGCTGGTATGTTGCTTTTTATTTGGATAGTAAAGCTGCGCTGTTGGGTTTCACCAGGTTTAATCTTAACAGGGTTCCATACTAGAGTTTTTGCATTACCGCTACCAGTGCTGGCGCCTTTATCGTCTGTTAGGCTGCCACCACCGGGATCGAATATATCGGCATATTCCAGTAAATCGCTAACTTGATCTTTAAAAACAAACTCCTCTTCTTTTAGGCCTTTGTTCTTTACTGATAGGGTGTAGGTAATACGATCTCCAGATTTAGCAACTGTTGTTGTTGCGTTGGCATTATTCTGGGTAAGATTGGTTGCAGTTTTTGTTTGAACAAATGAAGCTGAGCATCGGCTATCGTTAATCCATATTGTAGAGTCACCGGGACATGGTTGGCATTGAGGATCGTCTTTCAGTAGTTTAGGATTTTGTGGACACCTTTCTGGCTCTGGTATAGTGAATGTCTTCACGCAGGCATCTGAAGTTTTGTCTCCCAGTGAGCTTTTAACGGTTAGAACTACTTTATAGGAGCCAGGAGTTTTTTCGGTATAGGTGACGATTTTATCATTACTGGTGATAGTTTTTATCAGCGTGTTATTTCGATATATATTATATATATACTGTTGAATAGTTGCGCCATTGGCTGCACTTGCATCAGCAGTTAACTGATAGGCGTCACCATTCTTTTTTATATCTAGAGCGTTACAGGTTGCTACTGGCTTTGGTGGAGTTGAACAGTTTGGGTATGTTCCAACTTGTCCGGTTGGGCAGTGGTGGTTAGGTGGTGCAAATTTTAAGATTAGGTTACCACAGTTTAGCATAATTGCAAACCAGCCGGTCCCAGCTGAATAGCCGACGAATGCCCTATAGGTAAAATTCCCCCATAGGTTGTGTGGTCGATAGTAAAAAGTTCGAGCGCCGCCTTGTGAGGTGCGAACAACGTAAGATCCTTCGCCTCTTGAGGCGCCAAAATGAGGAGTGAGGCCCCATGAATAAGTCCCCATATTGCTATTTAAGGTCTGTAAGTTTCCTGTGGCGGCTTCTAGGTCGGAGCGACTAATCCCTAGATGGTTATAGAGATCGTGGATATTGTTAGTGTTAGCATCATAGTGGGCTAATAATTGGGAGCCGCTGGAGATTCCGCCATAAATCAGGTCGCTAGAATCTGCGGCATTGGCGGATTCTGGCGGAGAGAATATTGTAAAAGACTGCACGATAAGGGCTAGGGCGGTCAAAATAAGTCCGATTTTTCGTGTAGCTTCCTCTTTACGAAGGCGTTTTGCGTAAAAGCCCAGACTGTGAATCATTGAAGGGCTGTACGGTAGGCGCGAGATAATTTTTTTGAACATTTTGACCTCTTTTGTTTTTATTATAGAACTTTAATTCAACTTTAGCATAAGCATACTAGAAAAGTAAATAGTTTGATAATGTATCTATTTTTATGTATAATAAATGTGTTGAAAAGAGCTGATAATTCAGATAATAGTGAGGGAGATATGGCTAAACAAACAAATGAACAATCTTATGATGGCTCGCAAATTCAGGTCCTGGAAGGGCTTGAGCCGGTTCGCAAGCGTCCAGGTATGTACATCGGTAGCACTGGCTATGATGGTGTGCATCACTTAATTAAGGAAATTGCCGATAACTCTATTGACGAAGCAATAGCTGGCTACGCTACAAAAGTTGAAGTGACGCTGCTGGAAGATGGTGGGGTGCGTATTTCTGATGACGGACGCGGAATCCCTGTTGATAAGCACCCAAAGACAGGTAAAAGTACCCTGGAGACAGTTTTAACTATATTGCACGCTGGTGGTAAGTTTGGCGGCGGCGGCTACAAGGTTTCATCTGGTCTTCATGGTGTTGGTTCGAGTGTCGTGAATGCGTTGTCTACGCGAATGATTGCCGAGGTTCGGAAAAATGGTAAAGTCTATCGTCAGGAATATGCGACTGGCGTGCCACAAACTGATTTAGATGTTGTTGGTAAGTCTGATAACTCTGGAACCACCATTACGTTTTATCCAGACCCAACTATTTTTAAAGAGACTGTTAGCTTTGATTATAAATGGGTTGTTAATTATCTTCGACACCAGGCTTATCTAACGAAGGGCGTTTACACGTCAGTTGTTGACGAGCGAACTGGTGAGAGAAAAGCTTTCTACTTCGAGGGTGGCATTAAGAGTTATGTGAAGAACTTGAATATCGGTAAAGAAGTCTTGTCGGAAGATATATTTTATGTTGAGAAGCAGGTTGAGGATTGTATGGTGGAGATCGCTGTACAGTATAACGATACTTATGTTGAGGTGGTAAAGCCATTTGCTAATAACGTGCTTACTCCTGACGGCGGTACTCATTTGGTCGGTTTTCGAGCAGCCCTAACGCGAGTTATTAACGACTACGCCCGTAAAAATAACCTACTTAAAGAAAAAGAGGATAACTTAACTGGTGATGATATTCGTGAAGGTCTGACGGCAGTAATATTAGTGAAGTTGCCTGATCCGCAGTTTGAGGGGCAGACAAAGAATAAGCTTGGTAATCCTGAGATGCGTCGCTATGTAGATCAGGTAATGAGCGAGTATTTTGCGTACTACTTAGAGGAGAATCCAGCTACGGCCAAGAAAGTGGTCGGGAAGGCGACTTTGGCGGCGCGAGCACGCAAGGCGGCCCGTGCAGCCCGCGATAATGTTATCCGTAAGGGTGCGTTTGAGGGTCTGAATTTACCTTCTAAATTAACTGACTGTTCGTCGCGTAATCGAAAAGATTGTGAATTATTTATTGTTGAGGGTAACTCGGCGGCTGGTTCGGCTAAAGACGGTCGTGATTCAACTATTCAAGCCATCCTTCCTCTGCGTGGTAAGGTATTGAACACTGAGCGAGCAAGGTTTGATAAGATGTTTGCTAATGCTGAGATTGTTTCATTAATTAAGGCTATGGGTGTTGGTATTGGTGACCAGTTTGATATTAGCGGTATCCGTTACGATAAGATAATCTTTATGACGGATGCTGACGTTGACGGCGCTCACATCTCAACTCTTCTTATGACCTTTTTCTTCCGCTATATGTCTGAGGTTATTGAGGCGGGGCATGTGTACTTGGCGAAGCCACCTCTGTTTGGTCTAAGTAAGGGGACTGGCAGTAATCGTAAAATAGATTATGTTTATGATGAGGCAGCTCTCGAAGAAAAATTGACAGAAAAGATTAATGAGCGTAAGGCGGCTGGTGTAAAAATTGATGAGAACGCTGAGAGGTTCAAACAGGCTGGCTATACCGCCCAGCAACGATTTAAGGGTCTTGGCGAGATGGACGCGTCTCAGCTATGGGAGACGACCATGAATCCAGAGAATCGAACTTTGGTGAAGGTGAATATCGAGGACGCAGAGCGGGCGGACGCTATATTCACGAAGCTGATGGGCGACAGTGTAGAATTGAGGAAAAATTTTATTCAAACAAATGCCGCTAAGGTTAATGTGGAAGATTTGGACTTTTAAGGAGGAGATATGGCGGATAACGATAATAAAAATATAGTAGAACCAGAAATTCTGAACGAAGAACCAGAAATTCGCGGTATTGAGAAGTCGACAGTTGAAAGTGTCATGGAGGACTCCTTCTTAAAGTACTCCATGTCGGTTATTATTGACCGAGCTTTGCCTGATGTGCGTGATGGTCTGAAGCCTGTGAATCGTCGTATTTTATACGCAATGAATAAAAATGGTTGGCGCGCTCCTCATGCTACCGTTAAATCGGCGAAGATAGTCGGTGAAGTTATGGGTAATTATCATCCGCACGGTGATTCCTCGATTTATGACGCTATGGTGAACTTGGCTCAGCCATGGAAAATGCGCTATACGCTGGTTGAAGGTCAGGGTAACTTTGGTTCTATGGACGGAGATGAGCCGGCGGCTTCTCGTTATACTGAAGCACGAATGGATAAGGTTGGTGGTGAACTGCTGGCTGATATTGATAAAGAGACGGTTGATTTTCGTGATAACTTTGACGGAACGGAGAAGGAGCCGGTGGTTTTGCCGTCTGCTGTGCCGAATATTCTGCTGAATGGACAGATGGGTATTGCTGTCGGTATGGCGACAAATATTCCACCGCACAACCTCGGTGAGGTCGTTGATGCTACGGTGGCGCAGATAGATAATCCTGAGATTACGCTTGACGAACTCCTAACTCATATTAAAGGTCCTGATTTTCCAACGGGTGCAGAGGTTTATGGTGGTGCGCCAATGCGACAGGCCTATGAGACTGGGCGCGGATCGGTAACGATTAGGGCGGTTGCGACTATCGAAGAGCGTAAAAACGGTCGCTACAGTATTATTATCACCGAAGTGCCTTATGGTATGAGTAAGGAGGGGTTTGTTGATAAGGTCCGGGAATTGGTTTTGGCAAAGAAAATAACCCACATCGCTGATGCTCGAGACGAAAGTGCCCGTGGTAAGGTTAGGGTTGTTGTTGAGTTAAAGAAGGATGCTTATCCAAAGAAGATTCTTAACCAGCTATATAAATTAACTGGGCTACAAACATCATTCCATTATAACGTCTTGGCCTTGGTTAATGGTATCCAGCCAAAGGTGATGGGTCTAAAAGAGATTTTGGCGGAGTTTATTAAGCACCGTCAAGGGGTTATTCGTCGTAGGACTGAGTTTGAACTTCGCAAGGCTAAGGAACGAGCTCATATTCTTGAAGGTCTGAAGATCGCGCTTGATCATATTGATGAGGTTATTAAGACAATTCGTGAAAGCTATGACGATGCTGATAAGCGTTTGATGGAGCGATTTGGACTCTCTGAGATACAGGCGGCAGCAATCTTGGCAATGCAGCTACGACGATTGCAGGGTCTGGAGCGCGATAAAATTGAAGATGAATTGAAGCAGCTTCATGAATTGATTAAGAAATTGGAAGCAATTTTGGCAAGTGAACAGGAAATCCTCAATGTGGTGAAAGCTGAGCTGTTAGCTATGAAAGACAAATATGGTGATGAGCGGCGCAGTAAAATTATCAATCATGAGTTAGGTAAGTTCTCTGACGAGGAGCTGATTCCAGAAGAGGAGTCGGTTATTTTGCTGACTAGCGAGAATTATATTAAGCGAACATTGGTTAGCGACTATCGTAGGCAGAATCGTGGCGGTAAGGGCAAGCGTGGCATGAC
Encoded here:
- a CDS encoding DNA gyrase/topoisomerase IV subunit B, with protein sequence MAKQTNEQSYDGSQIQVLEGLEPVRKRPGMYIGSTGYDGVHHLIKEIADNSIDEAIAGYATKVEVTLLEDGGVRISDDGRGIPVDKHPKTGKSTLETVLTILHAGGKFGGGGYKVSSGLHGVGSSVVNALSTRMIAEVRKNGKVYRQEYATGVPQTDLDVVGKSDNSGTTITFYPDPTIFKETVSFDYKWVVNYLRHQAYLTKGVYTSVVDERTGERKAFYFEGGIKSYVKNLNIGKEVLSEDIFYVEKQVEDCMVEIAVQYNDTYVEVVKPFANNVLTPDGGTHLVGFRAALTRVINDYARKNNLLKEKEDNLTGDDIREGLTAVILVKLPDPQFEGQTKNKLGNPEMRRYVDQVMSEYFAYYLEENPATAKKVVGKATLAARARKAARAARDNVIRKGAFEGLNLPSKLTDCSSRNRKDCELFIVEGNSAAGSAKDGRDSTIQAILPLRGKVLNTERARFDKMFANAEIVSLIKAMGVGIGDQFDISGIRYDKIIFMTDADVDGAHISTLLMTFFFRYMSEVIEAGHVYLAKPPLFGLSKGTGSNRKIDYVYDEAALEEKLTEKINERKAAGVKIDENAERFKQAGYTAQQRFKGLGEMDASQLWETTMNPENRTLVKVNIEDAERADAIFTKLMGDSVELRKNFIQTNAAKVNVEDLDF
- a CDS encoding type IV secretory system conjugative DNA transfer family protein, producing MGAGPLIVSFIVIVIIAAGITVAFLQYRNMLREAKNYERGLKMVPLLIHLPPTSEDVNGSNRDERDLTEEVLSQAQVMYNIISSTATKGFKSKVYGQRHMSFEIVARGGLVHYYAVVPLVLVDVIRQAVAAAYPSARLEEVTDANIFSKVGKMSGTIGGEFTLKKSFVYPISTYQESKRDASRALLNALSSASREDGIGVQFLLRPAYDGWSKASESHIDGMKKNKGKKKGLAGVAPLDIMEALWKPPEGGDKDEAKSPEDKQLSSLEQAEVDAISEKTRYPAYEVLVRVVISSNTAARSQVLLKNIIAAFSLFDSPRNNGFKFSLTRNVEEMTTAYIMRFFPQETRSNILNSVEMATLFHLPGSSAIPTSQVKRQMSKQVDGPTDILDEGLLIGYNEFRGVKKPIRIGTKDRRRHVYIIGQTGVGKSVLQENMAYQDMMDGRGFAFIDPHGDLVESLLGKVPKERVEDIIYFNPSDMANPIGLNMFEFDTPDQKDFLVQEAINMLYGLYDPGHTGIVGPRLEHIFRNCALLLMADPAGGTFIDVPKCLIDPEFVKSKLKYVKDQQVIDFWTKEFPASQRSNEAGEVVSWVVAKFGPFISNDAMRNIIGQTKSGFNLREIMDNNKILLVNLSKGKMGELNSKLLGIIFVMKFQAAAMSRADIPEDQRVDFSLYVDEFQNFATDSFESILSEARKYKLSLIMGNQFMTQLTDKIREAIIGNVGTVISGRIGVTDAELMVKKFQPTFDVDDLAKLPNFQSITSVMINNVPSAPFSMNWIPPMGQANNQLRDALVRLSAAKYGKPRAVVEKEIFDRLRSSQIPKLNSMQGISSAGQKPSAGGSSFLDEWLAKRQQLGGKPAVNPVTKPSGVQISSSAQQVSGSVGSISNTPSAAAPVGNPISLQNKDSERDIATANTNRLPSAVEPSRPVVKNRLDLRSSNNDDNEVTINLR
- the gyrA gene encoding DNA gyrase subunit A, coding for MADNDNKNIVEPEILNEEPEIRGIEKSTVESVMEDSFLKYSMSVIIDRALPDVRDGLKPVNRRILYAMNKNGWRAPHATVKSAKIVGEVMGNYHPHGDSSIYDAMVNLAQPWKMRYTLVEGQGNFGSMDGDEPAASRYTEARMDKVGGELLADIDKETVDFRDNFDGTEKEPVVLPSAVPNILLNGQMGIAVGMATNIPPHNLGEVVDATVAQIDNPEITLDELLTHIKGPDFPTGAEVYGGAPMRQAYETGRGSVTIRAVATIEERKNGRYSIIITEVPYGMSKEGFVDKVRELVLAKKITHIADARDESARGKVRVVVELKKDAYPKKILNQLYKLTGLQTSFHYNVLALVNGIQPKVMGLKEILAEFIKHRQGVIRRRTEFELRKAKERAHILEGLKIALDHIDEVIKTIRESYDDADKRLMERFGLSEIQAAAILAMQLRRLQGLERDKIEDELKQLHELIKKLEAILASEQEILNVVKAELLAMKDKYGDERRSKIINHELGKFSDEELIPEEESVILLTSENYIKRTLVSDYRRQNRGGKGKRGMTTKEEDVIDQVVQASTHDYLLFFTNMGRIFRLKAYEVPAASLSAKGVAAVNLLQLQPEEKITAIIKHEKNANDDGYLFMATQKGTVKKTPVKDYANVRTNGLIAIKLDEGDELRWIKRTSGDNDVIISTSAGQAIRFNEKDTRPMGRSARGVRGVRLRPNDSVVGMDIVTGDDQTLLVVSEKGFGKRTKVSNFPSHKRGGVGIKAAVVTAKTGPIISVQTIDPEVTEALLVSQNGQTIRLSLSDIKLLGRTTQGVTIMRFSDGDAVSSIGLMADRPQDEGK